The genomic window ACCGCGGCGGTTCTGGCAGAGCTCCATGATCGAGCCGATGAACTCGCTCGGTGCGAGGATCGTCGCCCGCACGACCGGCTCGAAGACCTCGTCGATCTTGCCCTCGGGGAACTCGCTCGGGTTGGTGACGACGTGCTCGCTGCCGTCCTCCATGACCACCCGGTAGACCACGTTCGGCGCGGTCGCGATCAGGTCGAGGCCGAACTCGCGCTCCAGCCGCTCGCGGATCACGTCGAGGTGGAGCAGGCCGAGGAAGCCGACGCGGAAGCCGAAGCCGAGGGCGGCGCTGGTCTCCGGTTCGTAGACGAGGGCGGCGTCGTTGAGCTGGAGCTTGTCGAGGGCGTCGCGCAGCTCCGGGTAGTCCGAGCCGTCCAGCGGGTAGAGGCCGGAGAACACCATCGGCTTGGGGTCCTTGTAGCCGCCGAGGGCCTCGGTGGCGCCCTTGTGCAGGGTCGTGATGGTGTCACCGACCTTGGACTGGCGGACGTCCTTCACACCGGTGATCAGGTAGCCGACCTCGCCGACGCCGAGACCGTCGGCCGGAAGCATCTCCGGGGAGTTGGTGCCGATCTCCAGCAGCTCGTGCGTGGCGCCGGTGGACATCATCCTGATGCGCTCGCGCTTGTTCAGCTGGCCGTCGATGACTCGGACGTACGTGACGACGCCGCGGTAGGAGTCGTAGACGGAGTCGAAGATCATCGCGCGGGCGGGGGCGTCCTTGACGCCGACCGGGGCGGGAACGTCCTGGACGACGCGGTCGAGCAGCGCCTCCACCCCCAGGCCCGTCTTGGCCGAGACCTTGAGCACGTCGGAGGGGTCGCAGCCGATGAGGTTCGCGAGCTCCTCGGAGAACTTCTCGGGCTGCGCGGCCGGCAGGTCGATCTTGTTGAGGACCGGGACGATGGTGAGGTCGTTCTCCATCGCGAGATAGAGGTTGGCCAGCGTCTGCGCCTCGATGCCCTGGGCGGCGTCCACCAGCAGGACCGTGCCCTCGCAGGCGGCGAGCGACCGCGACACCTCGTAGGTGAAGTCGACGTGCCCCGGGGTGTCGATCATGTTGAGGATGTGGGTGCTGCCCTGGCCCTCGCCCGTGATGGGCGCCCACGGCAGACGAACCGCCTGGGACTTGATCGTGATGCCGCGCTCACGCTCGATGTCCATACGGTCGAGGTACTGAGCGCGCATCTGCCGCTGCTCGACCACACCGGTCAGCTGGAGCATCCGGTCGGCGAGCGTGGACTTGCCGTGGTCGATGTGCGCGATGATGCAGAAGTTGCGGATCAGCGCCGGGTCGGTACGGCTCGGCTCGGGCACATGCATAGGGGTCGCGGGCACGCAGGGTCCTGATTCTTGAGCGCCGAGCGCTCGTGTCTCGGGTCGATGTCGGACGTGTCGGATCGATACGCAGCATCCATGGTCCCACGGCTGCGGGGCTGCGCCCGGTTTGGGCCGGTCGCACGGCGGCTGGTAGCCTGGGCAGCTGTGTCTCTTGCCCTCTCAGCCTGAGACACACCCCTGGAAATACATCGAACCTGAAAAGGCTCTTTCGTGGCGAACATCAAGTCCCAGATCAAGCGGAACAAGACGAACGAGAAGGCGCGCCTGCGCAACAAGGCCGTCAAGTCCTCGCTCAAGACCGCGATCCGCAAGGCCCGTGAGGCTGCCGCCGCCGGTGACGTCGAGAAGGCCACCGTGGCCGCTCGTGAGGCGTCCCGCAAGCTCGACAAGGCTGTCTCGAAGGGTGTCATCCACAAGAACGCCGCCGCCAACAAGAAGTCGGCGCTGGCGTCCAAGGTTGCCTCCCTCCAGGGCTGAGCACTCCTTGACGTACCCCCGGCAGAAACCCCTCTCGGGGTGACACGCCGGACGACTTGATCGCCGGAACGGACCAGGCGGGCCCTCTCATCCGCCCCTGACCGGCACCCCGGGTCTGCACGCGGCCTGCGTTCGCCACGCGGGTGTGGACCCCCCGGCTTGACCCGAAGGCCCCGCCTCCCCGTCCTTCCCCAGGACGTCGGGCGGGGCCTTCGGCGTGCACGGAGCCGTGTACCGGGCCGAGCCGCGTACTGAGCTGAGCTGAGCTGAGCGGTGCACGGAGCCCGGGGACCGGCCCCGGCCGCGGGCGCACGCCTGGCGGCGGCACGGACGCCCGTGAGCTGGAGCAGCAGGGCGAGGAACGCCGGGCGGCGGGGCACAGCGCGGACTCGTTGAGCGCCACGGCGACAGGGCCGCCGCACTCCCCGCGGGCCAGCAGCAGGGCGTTCTGCCGCGGCACCTGAAGAGCCCGCGCCGCAGCCCACCCCTCGGGGCCCGATCCGAATGGCGGGGCCAGGGGGACTTCGAAGACACGGCCTAGCGTTGGCCGTGTCGGGAGCGGGCCGCGCGGGCAATCGTGACCACGGCCTTCTCCAGCGCGTACTCCGGATCGTCCCCGCCGCCCTTGACGCCCGCGTCCGCCTCGGCCACCGCCCGCAGGGCGATCGCTACCGCGTCCGGCGTCCAGCCGCGCATCTGCTGCCGCACCCGATCGATCTTCCACGGCGGCATGCCCAGCTCCCGCGCAAGATCGGCGGGCCGCCCGCCCCGTGCGGAGGAGAGCTTGCCGATCGCCCGCACCCCCTGCGCCAGCGCGCTGGTGATCAGCACCGGAGCCACGCCCGTCGACAGGGACCACCGCAGCGCCTCCAGCGCCTCCGCCGTACGCCCCTCCACCGCCCGGTCGGCGACGGTGAAGCTGGAGGCTTCCGCGCGCCCCGTGTAGTACCGCCCGACGACCGCCTCGTCGATCGTCCCGTCCACGTCCGCGACCAGCTGCGACACCGCGCTCGCCAGCTCCCGCAGATCGCTGCCGATGGAGTCGACCAGCGCCTGGCACGCTTCCGGCGTCGCCGACCGCCCCAGTGCCCGGAACTCGGACCGCACGAACGTCAGCCGCTCAGCCGGCTTCGTCGTCTTGGGGCACGCCACCTCACGCGCGCCCGCCTTGCGCGCCGCGTCCAGCAGGCCCTTCCCCTTCGCCCCGCCGGCGTGCAGCAGGACCAGGGTGATCTCTTCGGCGGGCGCTTCGACGTACGCCTTGATGTCCTTGACCGTGTCGGCGGACAGGTCCTGAGCGTTCCGCACCACGACGACCTTGCGCTCCGCGAAGAGCGACGGGCTCGTCAGCTCGGCGAGCGTGCCGGGCTGGAGCTGGTCCGGGGTGAGGTCGCGCACGTCCGTGTCCGCGTCCACAGCCCTTGCCGCCTCCACGACCTGCCGCACGGCGCGGTCCAGCAGCAGATCCTCCTGACCCACGGCGAGCGTGACAGGGGTGAGGGGGTCGTCGTTCGTGTTCTTCCTGGTGGCCATCGCGGTCCAGCATCGCACGGGGCACTGACACCGGCTGCACCCCCACGGGGAGAGCTACGGCTTCTCCCGCCAGCCGTCCCAGTCCGCGACGAACTCGTCCAGCTCGGCCGCGTCCAGCCGGCTCTCCGGGTCCTCGAGGACCACCAGCCACTGGGCGTCCTCGGCGTCGTCCTCACCCGCCAGGGCATCCCGGACCAGCTGAGGCTCGCCGACCACGCCGAAGCGGTCCCCCACGGTCTCGGCCACCTCCTCCGCGGCCTCGCGGTCGGGCAGCACCAGCACATGTCTCACATCGTCCACCGCCATATTGTGCCGTCGTCCGCGCCCCTCTCAGGCGCCGGGCCGGCGGACCTCCGGAACCCGGTCGAGCACCACTCCGAAGTGGTCCCGGTACGCGGCCAGCACCTCCGCGTCGTCTCCGAGCTGCCGCTCCTTCCGCTCCCCCTGCACCGTCGTGACCAGCTTCCGCCCGGTGAGGGTGACCCTGCCCTCCTCGGTGAGCCGGGAGCAGACGAGGGACTGGGTGAAGTGGGACGCGGGCGACGTGCGGTGGTACCAGGCACCGGCCTCGAAGTCCGCCAGCACCCGCGGCCGCAGCTCCATCCGGAACTGCGGCTTGCCGTCCCGCAGCACGTCGACATCGCCGCCGGGCGCCTCGGCCAGCCGGAACGTACCCGCCGGGTCGCTCTGCTCGCCCCTCTCCTCCAGCAGGAGAGGACGGTGGCTGTGGTCGCCGAATCCCACATCCGCCAGCCAGGGCCCGGTGCCGTCCACGGTCTCCACCCGCAGGGTGAGGTGGTCGTACGGGATGCCGAGCCGGCCGTCCTCCCCGAACACCCGGCCCTGGAGCAGGGTGACGCGGAAGCCCAGCGCGCGCAGCAACGCCGCGAACGCCCCGTTGAGTTCGTAGCAGAACCCGCCGCGGCGGGCCTCCACGATCTTGTCGAGCAGCGGCTTGTCCTCCAGGACCAGGTTCTCGCCCAGATGGATCGAGAGATTCTCGAACGGAACGGACCGCAGATGCCGAAGCTGGAGCTCGCGCAGTGCCTCGGCGTCCGCCCGCTGGGGGCGCGCTGCTCCGATACGGCGGAGATAGGCGTCGATGAACTCGGCCTGACCGGGCGCCGACGGCTGCGATGTGGTGTCCATGGATGCAGTTTCGCCGTGGACTGCCCGCCCGCGCCATGCGCCGACGGTCCTGGTCCCGTGGACGGAGGAACCTCCGCCCGCTGTCCGGATCCGCCCCTGTGCGGCATCCTCCTGTCCGGCATTCCCGCCCTGCGGTCAGCGGCTCAGCTCGGCTGGGCTGCGCCCCGTGGTACGGCCTGCAGCTGATCGCCCGCTCCCGTCACGGCGACTGCCCCGTCCCTGTCCGTACGGAGCACCGCCGCGCCCTGAGCCCGCAGCGCGTCGATGGCGCGGGCCGACGGATGGCCGTAGGGGTTGTCGCGACCGCAGGAGATCAGGGCGAGCCGTGGCCGGGCACCGGCCAGCAGGCCCGGGTGCTGGAACGGCGAGCCGTGGTGGGCGACCTTGAGGACGTCCACCGGCGGGAGCGCCGGGTGGGCCCGTATGAGCCCCTGCTGGGCCGGAGGTTCGAGATCTCCGAGTAGGAGCAGCGAAGGGCCGCCGGTGACCCGGACGAACAGCACGACACTCGCGTCGTTCGGCCCCTCCGGCGGCGGCCCGGGCCCCGCCGCCGGCCACAGGACCCGCCAGTCGAGCCGCCCCGCCCTGCGGCGCTCCCCCGCCGCCGCACGGATCACCGGTACCCCGGCCGCCACCGCCGTGCGCCGCACGAACGCCGCTTGCTCGGGCGGCTCTTCGAGCGTCGTCGTCTGGACCGCGCCGACGGTCCTGCCGCGCAGCACGCCGGACAGCCCGGCGACATGGTCGGCGTGAAAGTGCGTCAGCAGCAGGAGGGGGATCCGGCTGACGCCGAGCTCACGCAGGCACCGGTCGGTGAGCACCGGGTCGGGTCCGGCGTCCACGACCACCGCCGTGTCGTCCCCGGCCGCGAGCACGGTGGCATCGCCCTGGCCCACATCGCACATCGCGAACGCCCAACCCGGTGGCGGCCATCCGGTGACGGCCCTGGTGAGCGGCGCGGGGCGCACCACGGCCAGCACGAGCAGCAGGGCACAGGCGGCGGCTGGCCAGGGCTGCCGCACCACCCTGCGGCCGACCAGGACCACCAGAGCGGTGACCGTGGCGAGCAGCAGCCCGCCGCGCCAGCCGCCCGGCCAGTCGGTCTGCGCCCCTGGAAGCGCGGCTCCGGTGCGGGCCACGCCGGCGATCCATTCCGCGGGCCAGCCCGCGCACCTGGCCAGCATCTCCGCCACCGGTATCGCCACCGGCGCCATGGCGAGCGCCGCGAAGCCCAGCACCGTGGCGGGCGCGACCGCGAGCTCGGCGAACAGGTTGCAGGGGACCGCGACCAGGCTGACCCGTGCCGCGAACACGGCCACCACCGGAGCACACACCGCCTGCGCCGCGGCGGCGGCAGCCAGTGCCTCGGCGAGCCGCCCCGGCACACCGTGCCTTTGCAGCGCCTCGCTCCAGCGCGGCGCGATGGTCAGCAGGGCACCGGTGGCCAGCACCGACAGCAGGAATCCGTAGGCAACGGCCAGCCGTGGGTCGTACAGGACGAGCAGCAGCACGGCTCCCGCCAACGCCGGGATCAGCGATCTGCGGCGGCCGGTACCGATGGCGAGCAAGGTGATCAGCCCGCAGGCCGCCGCCCGCATCACGCTCGGATCGGGACGGCACACCACCACGAACGCGAGCGTGAGTCCCCCGCCGAGCAGTGCCGTCGCACGGAGCGAAATGCCCAGCCTCGGCGCCAGCCCTCCCCGCTCCGCGCGCAGCGCCAGGCCGGGAGGCCCGACGAGCAGGAACAGCACGACCGTCAGGTTGCTGCCGGAGACAGCCAGGAGATGGGTCAGGTCGGTCGCCTCGAACGCGTCGTACAGCTCGGGGTCGATCCGGGACGTGTCGCCGACGACGAGTCCGGGGAGCAGGGCGCGAGCGTCCGCATCCAGGCCGTCGGTGGCGCGGCGCAGCCCGGCACGCAGGTCCCCGGCGGTCCGCTGCACTGCGGTCGGCGGTCCGGTGATCCGAGGCGGCCCGGCGCCCCGGGCCTTGAGGACCGCGGCGAATCTGGCGTCGCCCTGAAGCGGCGGCTCGGAGCGGACAGCCAGCAGCAGCCGTGTCGACGGCAGCAGCCGCATCCATTCCCCCGTCGCGGCACCCGGTCTGGCGATCACCAGGACCGGCGCCCGTGTGGCCACCGTGGCCCCGTCGGGCGTCGTCACCCGGGTGACCTCCGCCTGCAGCGCGACCGCGGTTCCCGTCAGATGTGCTCCCCTGACCCGCGGCCGGATCGGGCGCGGGTCGCCCGTGACCGTCAACTCCACCGTGATGCGCCCGTACCGGCGTGCTGCTTCCGGCACCGGCCCCCGGTACAGATCCGCCGCACACAGTCCCCCGGCGGCCGCTCCCGCGGCGGCGCAGAGCAGCACGGCGGCGACCGCGACCCGATTCGCGGAGCCCGGTCGTGTCCTCCGCCGCGCGGCGCGCACCAGCAGGGGTGCCAGCAGCACAGCGGCGCCGACGAGGCAGACCGTGACCACCGTGGCCGGCCAGGGCGGCCGGACGAAGAAGGCAAGGGCTGCCGCGCCCCACGCCGCCAGCGCGGGCAGGACCAGACGGAGGTCGACCGGGCCTTCCTGCCGTGGGTCGGACGCGCCCGGCCGATGGCGGGTCACCGGGTGAACCGCGCGGCGCGTCATGGCCGTACCAGGGACTGGAGGTCCGCGAATCGGCGATCACCGATCCCGTTGACCTCGCGGAGTTCGTCCACGGACCGGAAACCGCCGTGCTCGGTCCGGTAATCGACGATGTGCTGGGCCAGCACCGGGCCGACTCCGGGCAGCGTGTCGAGCTGCTCGGCGGTCGCGGTGTTCAGGCTGACCGGCCCGGGGGCCTGGCCCGGCCCGGCTCCCCCGGCCTGTCCCGGGACGCCGGCTCCGGGTGGCGCGGCCACGCCCACCACCACCTGCTCGCCGTCCATGAGCACCCGCGCCCGGTTGAGCCCGGTGATGTCCGTGCCCGCTCTGACCCCGCCCGCCGCGCGGAGTGCGTCGGCGACCCGTGAACCGGCCGGCAGCCGGAGGACGCCCGGACGCCGTACCTTGCCGCTGACGTCGACGACGATCCTGGCGCCTGCCGGGGCCTCGGGCGGCTGCCCGGGAGAGGACTCCGGCTCTGGCCCGGCAGGGACGGACGCGGCGGGACGGCTCTCCCGGACCAGCTGCGGCGCACGCACCGGCTCCGGGCGCCCGGTCCAGAAGTGCTGCACGGCGAACCCGACGCCCACCACGAGCACGACCGCCAGCGCCGCCAGTGTCCTCGCCTCCAGCCCGCATCTGAGCTGGATCCACAGCGGCAGCCGCTCCCGCAGCGCGATCCGCCCGCGCTCCCGCGCCGACAGCTCGGGCGTGGACGGCAGAGGCTCCGAAGCCCCAGGCGTGAGGACGCGTAACCCGCCCCGCCCGGACGCGCGCCCTGCCGCCGCGTCGGCCGAGGCCAGGGCCACCGTCCGATGGGCGGCCGGCCGACGGACAACGGGACGACGGACAGCAGACCGACGAGCAGGGGGCGGATGGGCAGCCGGCCGTAGAGCCACCCGTCTCGACCGGACCGCCGGCCCGCCCGGCGGTCCGGGTAAGCCCCGCACATCCGGTACGCCCTGGCCATCCTGTGCGTCCGGTGTGTGCGGTGCATCCGGCGGGCCTGGGGCCGTCAGCGGCTCGGCCCCCGGGCCGACCGCCTCCCCCGACCGCTGGAACAGCGCGTCTGCGCGCCCACGCAGAGACGGCACCGACGGAGGCCCAGGAGGCGGCCCCGGCAGGGGCGAGGTGAGGGATCCGGATCCCAGGCGTCTGGCGCGCAGCCGCCGTCGGCTGTCGCGGGCACGGCCGTCCGAGGCCGGGGCTCGGCCCGGCCCGCTCGTCGCGGAGTGTGATCGATGAGTCATGCCACAGGACGTTAGGCACATCCGCCCGAGCTCGCCGAGAAGGCCCGATTCCGGTGGATGGAGGGCCTGTTGTGGATAACTCTGTCACCCGCAGGAGCGGTTCCTCACAGGGCGACGACGGTGCGACCGACCCCAGAGGAGGTGGCGGCCCGGCTCACCGGGGCGAGACCACGGCCCCGAGCAGTCCTGGCCCCGTATGCGCCCCGATCACCGCGCCGACTTCGCTGACGTGCAGGTCGGCGAGGTTGGGCACGCGCTCGCGCAGTCGCTCCGCCAGGGTCGACGCCCTTTCCGGGGCCGCGAGATGGTGCACCGCGATGTCGACCCGGCCGGTGCCCGCGCGTTCGGCGACGATCTCCTCCAGCCGGGCGATCGCCTTCGATGCCGTGCGGACCTTCTCCAGCAGTTCGATCCGGCCGCCGTCCAGTTGCAGGAGCGGCTTCACCGCGAGCGCCGAACCGAGCAGGGCCTGTGCCGCACCGATGCGGCCGCCGCGGCGCAGATAGTCGAGGGTGTCGACGTAGAAGTAGGCGGAGGTCGCGGCTGCCCGCTTCTCGGCCGCGGTCACTGCCTCGTCCAGCGTGCCGCCGGAGTCCGCCGACTCCGCCGCTGCGAGCGCGCAGAAGCCCAGGGCCATCGCGACCATTCCGGTGTCCACGACCCGCACCGGAACGGGCGCCTCACGCGCCGCCAGTGTCGCCGCGTCGTAGGTGCCGGAGAACTCGGAGGACAGGTGCAGGGAGACGATGCCCGTCGCTCCCGCCTCCGCCGTGGCCCGGTAGGCCGCGGCGAACGTCTCCGGGCTCGGCCGGGATGTCGTCACGGAGCGCCGCTTCTGCAGGGCGACGGCGAGCGAGCGGGCGGAGATCTCGGTGCCCTCCTCGAGGGCCTGGTCGCCGATTACGACGGTCAGTGGCACCGCGGTGATGCCATGCCGCTCCATCGTCTGTGGCGGCAAGTAGGCCGTGGAATCGGTGACGATCGCGACATGGCGGGACATGAGCGGGAGGTTACCCGCAGGCGACCCCGCACGGCAGCCCGACCCCGCCCAGGTGATCGGTTCCGGTCGGTGCGGGCCTCGGCGCGAGGTCGGCCCGCACGGGTCGCGAAGCCCCGCTCAGCACCTGCTCACTCCCCTGCTGCATACCCCGGTCCGCTGTCGGCACGCATTCCGTTTCCGCTGCTCGCACCGCCCGCCGAACCGCCTCGACGCGTCCCTCGTACCGTCCGGCCTTGCCGCTAGTTCGATGTCTCCGGGCGTGCCGTCTTCTGCCAGGAGTAGGTCGTCGGCTGCCGGGGATCGCGTGCCGTGATCGCCTGCGGCGGCGCCTCCCCGGCGTCGGGCTGAGCCGCAGGCTCGGCGGCCCCCGTGGCCCCCGTGGCCCCTGCAGCCCAGTCCGGCTCCGCCCGGGACCAGTCCCGCAGCGCGCCCGCCTCCACGTCGATCTGCGCGCTCAGCGCCGACAGATCGTCCTCCGCGAAGGCCCGCGCGCGGTCCCTGGCCGCCCACCGCAGCGAGTCGGCGGCGTGCGTGATCCGCTCGACCCGCTCGCGCAGGTCCGGCAGCCGCTCCGTCACCTGGTGCCGGTCGGGCTCGCGCTCCAGTCGCCTCAGCTCGTCGTCCAGCTCCCGCCCGTGCACGCTCAGCCGCTCGAAGAGGCCGAGCGACTCCTTCAGCGACGCGTCCTCGGCGACACCGGCCTGCAGTGCGTCCTGCGTGGCCTTCATCGAGGTGCGCAGCCGGAGGCGCAGCTGTGCCAGCTCACCGGCAACACCGACCTGCCCGAGGCTCTTCGCCCGCAGCGTCGTGTCCTCGACCGTGCGCCGGGCCTGGCTGATCGTGCGGTCCATTCCGCGCTTCGCCGCGCCGACCGCCTTGACGCTCACGTACACCCCGAGCGCCACGAAGGCGACGAAGAGCAGCGCCAGGATGAGGATTACGTCTTCCATGGGGCGCCCTCCGGACTAGCGGGCCTGCTGCCCGTGCAGTGTGTTCCTCCACGGTAAACGCAGTGGGCAGGCCGAGGGTTCCAGCGGAACCCCCAACCTGCCCGTAGGGGAACCCCCCAGCGGCGGCCGTCACCGGCCGTGACCACTACACGGGGACGATGTTCACCAGCTTCGGCGCCCGCACGATCACCTTGCGGATCCCCGCGCCGCCCAGCGCCGAGACGACCGTCGCGTCGCCCAGCGCCAGCGCCTCCAGGTCGGCGTCCGTGATCGACGGCGAGACCTCCAGCCGCGCCCTGACCTTGCCCTTGATCTGCACGACGCAGGTCACGGTCTCGTCCACGACGTAGGCCGGGTCGGCGACCGGGAAGTCCTGGTGCACCACGGAGTCCGTGTGTCCCAGCAGGCGCCACAGCTCCTCGGCGATGTGCGGGGCCAGCGGTGCGATCAGCAGGACCAGCTGCTCCGCGACCGACCGCGCCACGGGGCCGCCCGCCTTGGTCAGGTGGTTGTTCAGCTCGGTGATCTTGGCAATGGCGGTGTTGAACCGCATCGCCGCCATGTCCTGGCCGACGCCGTCGATGGCCTTGTGCAGGGCGCGCAGGGTCGCCTCGTCCGGCTCGGCGTCCACGACGGTGACCTCACCGGTCGTCTCGTCGACGACGTTGCGCCACAGGCGCTGCAGCAGGCGGTACTGGCCGACGACAGCGCGCGTGTCCCACGGCCGCGAGACGTCCAGCGGGCCCATCGCCATCTCGTACAGGCGCAACGTGTCCGCACCGTACTCGGCGGCGATCTCGTCCGGAGTGACCGCGTTCTTCAGGGACTTGCCCATCTTGCCCAGCTCGCGCTTGACCGGCTCGCCGTCGAAGAAGAACTTGCCGTCCCGCTCCTCGGCCTCGGCCGCCGGCACCGGGAAGCCGCGGTCGTCCCGGTAGACGTACGCCTGGATCATGCCCTGGTTGAACAGCTTGTGGAACGGCTCGGCGGAGGAGACGTACCCCAGGTCGAACAGCACCTTGGACCAGAAGCGGGCGTACAGCAGGTGCAGTACGGCGTGCTCGGCGCCGCCCACGTACAGGTCCACACCGCCGTGCGGCTGGCCCTCGCGCGGACCCATCCAGTACCGCTCGATCTCGGGGTCGACCAGCTTGCCGGCGTTGTGCGGGTCCAGGTAGCGCAGCTCGTACCAGCACGAACCGGCCCAGTTCGGCATGGTGTTGGTCTCGCGGCGGTACGTCTTCGGACCGTCGCCCAGGTCCAGCTCGACGTTCACCCACTGCTCGTTGCGCGACAGCGGGGTCTCGGGCTGGGTGTCGGCGTCGTCGGGGTCGAAGGTGCGCGGCGAGTAGTCGTCGACCTCCGGCAGCTCCAGCGGCAGCATCGACTCGGGCAGCGCGTGGGCGATGCCGTCCTCGTCGTAGACGATCGGGAAGGGCTCGCCCCAGTAGCGCTGCCGGCTGAACAGCCAGTCGCGCAGCCGGAAGTTGATGGTCCCCTCGCCGATGCCGCGCTCGGTCAGCCACTCGATGATCTTCGACTTGGCCTCGGCGACACCCAGGCCGTTCAGCGAGATCTCGTCGTTCGCCGAGTTGATCGCAGGTCCCTGGCCGGTGTACGCCTCGCCCTCCCAGCCCTCCGGCGGCTGGACTGTGCGGACGACGGGCAGGCCGAAGGCCTCGGCGAACTCCCAGTCGCGCTCGTCCTGGCCGGGGACGGCCATGATCGCGCCGGTGCCGTAGCCCATCAGGACGTAGTCGGCGACGAAGACCGGGACGCGGGCGCCGGTGACGGGGTTCAGGGCG from Streptomyces formicae includes these protein-coding regions:
- the rpsT gene encoding 30S ribosomal protein S20; translated protein: MANIKSQIKRNKTNEKARLRNKAVKSSLKTAIRKAREAAAAGDVEKATVAAREASRKLDKAVSKGVIHKNAAANKKSALASKVASLQG
- the holA gene encoding DNA polymerase III subunit delta, whose protein sequence is MATRKNTNDDPLTPVTLAVGQEDLLLDRAVRQVVEAARAVDADTDVRDLTPDQLQPGTLAELTSPSLFAERKVVVVRNAQDLSADTVKDIKAYVEAPAEEITLVLLHAGGAKGKGLLDAARKAGAREVACPKTTKPAERLTFVRSEFRALGRSATPEACQALVDSIGSDLRELASAVSQLVADVDGTIDEAVVGRYYTGRAEASSFTVADRAVEGRTAEALEALRWSLSTGVAPVLITSALAQGVRAIGKLSSARGGRPADLARELGMPPWKIDRVRQQMRGWTPDAVAIALRAVAEADAGVKGGGDDPEYALEKAVVTIARAARSRHGQR
- a CDS encoding helix-hairpin-helix domain-containing protein, whose protein sequence is MALASADAAAGRASGRGGLRVLTPGASEPLPSTPELSARERGRIALRERLPLWIQLRCGLEARTLAALAVVLVVGVGFAVQHFWTGRPEPVRAPQLVRESRPAASVPAGPEPESSPGQPPEAPAGARIVVDVSGKVRRPGVLRLPAGSRVADALRAAGGVRAGTDITGLNRARVLMDGEQVVVGVAAPPGAGVPGQAGGAGPGQAPGPVSLNTATAEQLDTLPGVGPVLAQHIVDYRTEHGGFRSVDELREVNGIGDRRFADLQSLVRP
- a CDS encoding DegV family protein, with protein sequence MSRHVAIVTDSTAYLPPQTMERHGITAVPLTVVIGDQALEEGTEISARSLAVALQKRRSVTTSRPSPETFAAAYRATAEAGATGIVSLHLSSEFSGTYDAATLAAREAPVPVRVVDTGMVAMALGFCALAAAESADSGGTLDEAVTAAEKRAAATSAYFYVDTLDYLRRGGRIGAAQALLGSALAVKPLLQLDGGRIELLEKVRTASKAIARLEEIVAERAGTGRVDIAVHHLAAPERASTLAERLRERVPNLADLHVSEVGAVIGAHTGPGLLGAVVSPR
- a CDS encoding arylamine N-acetyltransferase family protein, with product MDTTSQPSAPGQAEFIDAYLRRIGAARPQRADAEALRELQLRHLRSVPFENLSIHLGENLVLEDKPLLDKIVEARRGGFCYELNGAFAALLRALGFRVTLLQGRVFGEDGRLGIPYDHLTLRVETVDGTGPWLADVGFGDHSHRPLLLEERGEQSDPAGTFRLAEAPGGDVDVLRDGKPQFRMELRPRVLADFEAGAWYHRTSPASHFTQSLVCSRLTEEGRVTLTGRKLVTTVQGERKERQLGDDAEVLAAYRDHFGVVLDRVPEVRRPGA
- a CDS encoding ComEC/Rec2 family competence protein, with the protein product MTRRAVHPVTRHRPGASDPRQEGPVDLRLVLPALAAWGAAALAFFVRPPWPATVVTVCLVGAAVLLAPLLVRAARRRTRPGSANRVAVAAVLLCAAAGAAAGGLCAADLYRGPVPEAARRYGRITVELTVTGDPRPIRPRVRGAHLTGTAVALQAEVTRVTTPDGATVATRAPVLVIARPGAATGEWMRLLPSTRLLLAVRSEPPLQGDARFAAVLKARGAGPPRITGPPTAVQRTAGDLRAGLRRATDGLDADARALLPGLVVGDTSRIDPELYDAFEATDLTHLLAVSGSNLTVVLFLLVGPPGLALRAERGGLAPRLGISLRATALLGGGLTLAFVVVCRPDPSVMRAAACGLITLLAIGTGRRRSLIPALAGAVLLLVLYDPRLAVAYGFLLSVLATGALLTIAPRWSEALQRHGVPGRLAEALAAAAAAQAVCAPVVAVFAARVSLVAVPCNLFAELAVAPATVLGFAALAMAPVAIPVAEMLARCAGWPAEWIAGVARTGAALPGAQTDWPGGWRGGLLLATVTALVVLVGRRVVRQPWPAAACALLLVLAVVRPAPLTRAVTGWPPPGWAFAMCDVGQGDATVLAAGDDTAVVVDAGPDPVLTDRCLRELGVSRIPLLLLTHFHADHVAGLSGVLRGRTVGAVQTTTLEEPPEQAAFVRRTAVAAGVPVIRAAAGERRRAGRLDWRVLWPAAGPGPPPEGPNDASVVLFVRVTGGPSLLLLGDLEPPAQQGLIRAHPALPPVDVLKVAHHGSPFQHPGLLAGARPRLALISCGRDNPYGHPSARAIDALRAQGAAVLRTDRDGAVAVTGAGDQLQAVPRGAAQPS
- the lepA gene encoding translation elongation factor 4, giving the protein MPATPMHVPEPSRTDPALIRNFCIIAHIDHGKSTLADRMLQLTGVVEQRQMRAQYLDRMDIERERGITIKSQAVRLPWAPITGEGQGSTHILNMIDTPGHVDFTYEVSRSLAACEGTVLLVDAAQGIEAQTLANLYLAMENDLTIVPVLNKIDLPAAQPEKFSEELANLIGCDPSDVLKVSAKTGLGVEALLDRVVQDVPAPVGVKDAPARAMIFDSVYDSYRGVVTYVRVIDGQLNKRERIRMMSTGATHELLEIGTNSPEMLPADGLGVGEVGYLITGVKDVRQSKVGDTITTLHKGATEALGGYKDPKPMVFSGLYPLDGSDYPELRDALDKLQLNDAALVYEPETSAALGFGFRVGFLGLLHLDVIRERLEREFGLDLIATAPNVVYRVVMEDGSEHVVTNPSEFPEGKIDEVFEPVVRATILAPSEFIGSIMELCQNRRGVLLGMDYLSEDRVEIRYTLPLAEIVFDFFDQLKSKTRGYASLDYEPTGEQGAQLVKVDILLHGDKVDAFSAITHKDAAYAYGVRLVAKLRELIPRQAFEVPIQAAIGSRVIARETIRAIRKDVLAKCYGGDISRKRKLLEKQKEGKKRMKMVGSVEVPQEAFIAVLSSDDSAGGKTKK